One region of Quercus lobata isolate SW786 chromosome 2, ValleyOak3.0 Primary Assembly, whole genome shotgun sequence genomic DNA includes:
- the LOC115974125 gene encoding RNA exonuclease 4 — protein sequence MDYRYESSETLRNKCVACFKQFNKMEHLVEHMRTSYHSVHEPICGICKKHCRSFESLREHLIGPLPKQECKNIFNIRGCKFCLAILDSPNARCFHQERCQFSSINSGLLARFANLGIRDNLTVENGGTRGPQVVALACKMVGGGSDGSLDLCARVCLIDESENIIFHTYVKPPIPVTNYRYETTGIRPEYLRDAMPLRQVQRKIQDFLCNGEPMWKIRPKGGKARILVGHGLDHDLDRLQVEYPAIMMRDTAKYPPLMKTSKLSNSLKYLTQAYLGYDIQTGIQDPYEDCVATLRLFMRMRSQVHKKEDYPLASDPQNRNNFASWRQNELERMSPEQLLEISRSDYYCWCLDSRDM from the exons ATGGACTACAGATATGAGTCATCAGAAACTCTCAG GAACAAGTGTGTAGCATGCTTCAAACAATTCAACAAAATGGAGCACCTAGTGGAGCACATGAGGACCTCGTATCATTCAGTTCATGAACCTATCTGTGGAATTTGTAAGAAACATTGCAGATCATTTGAATCTCTCAGAGAACATCTTATAG GACCATTGCCAAAACAAGAATGCAAAAATATATTCAACATCCGAGGATGCAAATTCTGCTTAGCTATCCTTGATAGCCCTAATGCTCGCTGTTTTCACCAAGAAAGATGCCAATTCTCGAGCATAAATTCT GGCCTACTTGCTCGCTTTGCAAACTTGGGCATTCGCGACAATTTGACTGTTGAAAATGGTGGAACCAGAGGGCCGCAAGTAGTTGCACTGGCTTGCAAAATGGTTGGTGGTGGCAGCGATGGCTCCCTTGATCTTTGTGCAAGGGTCTGCCTGATTGATGAATCTGAAAACATCATTTTCCATACTTATGTCAAGCCACCAATTCCTGTCACGAACTATAG GTATGAAACAACAGGCATTCGACCAGAATACTTAAGGGATGCAATGCCACTTAGGCAAGTGCAGAGGAAGATTCAAGACTTCCTTTGCAATGGAGAACCAATGTGGAAAATTCGACCTAAAGGTGGAAAAGCCAGGATTCTTGTGGGTCATGGTTTGGATCATGACCTTGACCGTTTGCAGGTTGAATATCCAGCAATTATGATGAG GGATACTGCTAAATACCCTCCACTGATGAAAACAAGCAAGCTCAGCAACTCACTCAAGTATCTAACACAAGCATATCTTGG gTACGACATTCAAACTGGCATACAAGACCCTTATGAGGATTGTGTGGCAACACTGAGGCTTTTCATGAGAATGAGATCCCAAGTTCATAAAAAAGAGGACTATCCACTGGCTTCTGACCCACAGAACCGAAATAATTTTGCATCGTGGAGGCAAAATGAGCTTGAAAGGATGTCCCCAGAACAATTGTTGGAAATCTCAAGGTCAGATTACTACTGTTGGTGCTTGGACTCAAGGGATATGTAG